Proteins encoded by one window of Mustela erminea isolate mMusErm1 chromosome 7, mMusErm1.Pri, whole genome shotgun sequence:
- the C7H2orf15 gene encoding uncharacterized protein C2orf15 homolog, with the protein MRRGYITVLDPLSVNSLLPRAAFGQWEVVELSCRGKGPVFRESPRLGSAAASSRKGEVLSVRLFSDDLDKVCTSVFQIISHLKRLTIPVFASNVNVRPKRPQIHLFSLHVHKIPDKLSNQVEETFPLLKEVSANCIYSTIPMGFSLSKSATQVSAMHMDSKMDDHLMQGTEKSKLEPVTRLFQNTKKIRLEDTNQENFTRSKEIGSGSLSEKTSGSVVYVKESDGIEMTDVE; encoded by the exons ATGCGCAGG ggaTATATTACCGTTTTGGACCCTCTTTCAGTGAACTCGTTACTCCCCAGAGCTGCTTTTGGGCAGTGGGAGGTTGTTGAGCTCTCCTGCCGTGGCAAGGGGCCGGTTTTCAGGGAATCTCCTAGGTTGGGTTCTGCTGCTGCATCCTCTCGGAAGGGAGAAGTTCTTTCTGTTCGG CTGTTCTCTGATGATCTTGATAAAGTTTGCACCtctgtatttcaaataatttcacaTTTGAAGAGACTAACAATTCCTGTTTTTGCGAG cAACGTGAATGTCAGGCCAAAGAGGCCCCAAATACACTTGTTCTCCCTTCATGTCCACAAGATTCCAGACAAGTTAAG CAATCAAGTTGAAGAAACGTTTCCACTACTTAAAGAGGTATCTGCAAACTGTATTTATTCAACCATCCCCATGGGATTTTCCCTTAGTAAATCTGCTACTCAGGTATCTGCTATGCACATGGATTCGAAAATGGATGATCATTTGATGCAAGGAACTGAGAAAAGCAAGTTGGAACCAGTGACTCGATTATTTCAAAACACCAAGAAAATCAGATTAGAAGACACAAACCAAGAAAACTTTACAAGAAGTAAAGAGATTGGCTCAGGATCTCTTTCAGAGAAAACCTCGGGTTCTGTGGTATATGTTAAAGAAAGTGATGGAATAGAAATGACAGATGTGGAATGA